GCGAATACCGGTCGTGCCGGTTTCCGTTTGCTCTTCCAGCAAATTATTCGCCACGACCACGCTCATGGCGTTGCCCAATCCGACTTCTGCCAGCAAATCGTCCAGTGAGGCCAGTTTCATGCGCTCCAGCTCGCGCTGGATATTGTACTCAGAAATATCAGACAGCTTGCGTCCATTACCCAAAGCATGGTTGAGCAGGCGACGGCCCAGGCTGACAGAATCATCACGCTTGAGGTTTTTCAACATCTGGCGGATTTTGGCCCGCGCTTTCGAACTGACGACAAAATTAAGCCAGGCGGCATTTGGGCGAGCGCCCGGCGCGGTGATGATTTCCACCGTTTGCCCGCTGGAAAGCGCCTGCGACAGCGGATAAGGCTGACGATCGACGCGTGCACCAACGCAGGCATGACCGATGTCGGTATGTACCGCGTAGGCAAAATCGACCGGGGTGGAACCCGCAGGTAACTGAACGATACGCCCTTCGGGGGTGAAGACGTAAATCTCATCGGGGAAGAGATCCGATTTTACGCTTTCAATAAATTCAAACGAGCTGCCTGCGCTTTGTTGCAGTTCCAGCAGGCTTTGCATCCAGCGTTGTGCCCGCACCTGAGCGGTCGTGCTACTGCTCTCGCCCTCTTTGTAGGCCCAGTGCGCTGCAACCCCCATTTCCGCCATTTGGTCCATATCTTCGGTACGAATTTGTACTTCAACCGGAACACCGTGCGGGCCAATCAGTGAGGTATGCAGTGACTGATAGCCGTTGGCTTTGGGAATGGCGATGTAGTCTTTTACCCGGCCTGGGCGTGGTTTGTACAGGCTGTGTGCCTGGCCCAGAACGCGATAACAGGTATCCACCTCTTTGACGATCACCCGGAAGGCATAAATATCCATAATCGAGTGAAAACGCTGCTCTTTGAGGTGCATCTTGCAGTAAATCGAGTAGAGGTGTTTTTCTCTGCCGCTGACGCGACAACTGATACCCGCCTCTTTCAAGCGCCCTTCAATTTCAGAGAGGATCTTCTGAATCATCTCTTTGCGATTACCGCGCGCGGCTTTGACCACTTCTTTGATAACGCGATAACGGTTGGGATAGAGTGCTTCGAACCCAAGCTCTTCCAGTTCGGTTTTCAGATGGTGAATACCGAGGCGGTGCGCGAGCGGGCTGTAGATTTCCAGGGTTTCGCGGGCGATACGGCGGCGTTTATCTGGCCGCAGTGAGCCCAGCGTGCGCATGTTGTGGGTGCGGTCGGCCAGTTTTATCAGGATGACGCGAATATCCTGCACCATCGCCATGATCATTTTGCGGAAGTTTTCTGCCTGCGCCTCTTTCTTGTCGCGGAATTTCAGCTTATCCAGCTTGGAAACCCCCTCCACCAGTTCGGCGACGCTTTTACCGAATAGCTGTTCCATGTCCTGATAGGTGGCGGGCGTATCCTCGATGACGTCGTGCAATAGCGCAGCCATTAGCGTTTCGTAATCAAGGCGCATTTCCGCCAGAATACAAGCCACCGCAACAGGATGGGTGATGTAAGGCTCACCGCTGGAGCGAGTCTGCCCCTCGTGAGCATCACGCGCGACAAGATAAGCCTGCTTGAGACGTTTTATCTGATCTTGTGGCAGATAACGCTGAATCAGCAGATCGAGGCTTTCAAACAGATACAAGGGCGACTCGTGAGCAAATGCGAATTAACGACGACCTTCAGCAATAGCGGTTACAGCCTGAATCTCTGCTGCTTCCTGCTCCTGCTGTTCCTGACGTTCGCGGGTGTCCAGAATCTGGTTATTGATAAGACCTTCTTCAATTTCACGCAGCGCGATAACGGTATATTTGTCGTTTTCTTCTGGAACCAGCGGATCTTTGCCACCCACCTGGATCTGACGGGCGCGACGGGCTGCGACCAGCACCAGGTCAAAGCGATTACCAATTTTTTCTACAGCGTCCTGAACAGTTACGCGTGCCATAGTGTGTACTCCAGTGGGGAAATAAAATGACTGGGCATCATACTGAAACTGCCGTCAGTCTGCCAATAGTTTGGTGATTAAAGCGTCATGCCGAACTTTCTGGCGCGTCAGGCGCAGCCGTTCGGCCCGAATAATGGTTTTCAGATCCAGCAATGCCAGATCGAAATCGTCATTGACGATCAGGTAATCGTATTCGGCGTAGTGACTCATTTCCGCCACCGCTTGTTTCATCCGACGGGCGATAACCTCTTCGCTGTCCTGACCTCGGCCACGCAAACGGCGCTCCAGCTCATCTTGTGATGGCGGCAGAATAAATATGCTGCGGGCTTGCGGCATCCGCTCGCGAATCTGCCGAGCGCCTTGCCAGTCGATATCCAGAAAAACATCAACACCGGTCGCCAGCACCTGCTCAATGGCGGCGCGGGATGTTCCGTAGTAGTTGCCGAAAACTTCAGCATACTCCAGAAAATCCTCTTCGGCGATCATGCGTTTAAACTCATCAACAGACACGAAAAAATAGTGCTCACCATGGACTTCGCCAGGCCGCACGGCACGGGTGGTGTGCGAAACAGACACCTGTGTGTCATATAACGGCTGTGTTTTCAGCAACGCCTGAATCAGGCTGGATTTTCCCGCTCCGCTTGGGGCGGAAACAATATACAACGTGCCTTGGGCCATAGTGGATTCTGTCTGGTAGAGAAATAAGAAGAAGCGCAGCCAGTCGCGCATTTTTCTGCATTATACACGCCGTTTCCTTGTCAGTCGCGTTCAATAGCCTGCGCTGATTGCAGGAAGATGTCATGCAGACATTGGCCATTATGCTGATGCCCTTCCGGTTATCTTTGTATGTAACGCAAGTGCGTTTTTTTTCTGCGGCCCGTTACGCAATTTGTGGTGTAAGTGCTCGTTTTCAGCTGTTTCCTGCGTTTTACTCCACCGTGTTTCACGGAGGAGATGCGATGAGATATCAATGGATACTGATTTTTATCATGGTGGGGATGTGCGGTATGGCTACGGCATCCTGCCCGGCATGGTCGCCCTGGCGTGCCGAACAGGAGATGACGCGGCTGGGTGAGCAACTGGTTGAATGGGATAAGGCATACTATGAGCGAGGGAAAAGCCTGGTTGATGACCAGGTTTATGACCAGTTGCGCCAGAGGCTTTCAGGCTGGCAGGCTTGCTTTTCCTCTGACCCAACCCATTTTGCCGTTGCGCTGCCTTCAGGGGGGCAACTGCGCCACCCGGTTGCACACACCGGGCTGAAAAAACGCTCGCAACCGCGTGAACTGGCGCAGTGGTTTGCCGCGCATCGTGACATTTGGGTGCAACCGAAAATAGATGGCGTTGCTGTCACCCTGGTCTATGAAAATGGCCACCTGATTCGTGCGATAAGCCGTGGCGATGGGCGGAGCGGTGAAGACTGGACGGATAAAGTCCGGCAGATACGCAGTGTACCGTCGCGTCTTTCTGGTGTACCGGTGAGCCTTGTGCTGCAAGGGGAGCTTTTCTTACCTGTTGAAGGGCATCGTCAGCAGCAGATGGGTGGCATTAATGCGCGTGCTCGTGTGGCGGGCGAAATGCGGCGTACTCGCCCTTCGCCACTGTTGCCTCATCTTGGTGTGTTTATCTGGGAATGGCCTGATGGCCCACCGGAGATGGCGCAGCGGCTGGCGCGGTTGCGTGACATGGGGTTCGGTCTGACGGCAGATTATACCCATCCGGTAACATTATTGGCTGAGGTTCAGCGCTGGCGGGAGCACTGGTATCAGTCGCCATTGCCGTTTGTGACCGATGGCGTGGTATTACGGCAGGCTCAGGAGCCTGCGGGGCGATTCTGGCGCGATGTTCCGGCACACTGGGCGATAGCCTGGAAGTACCCGTTAGTCAGTCAGGTAACAGAAGTCGTTGCCGTTGATAAAGCCGTGGGGCGTACCGGCAGAGTGGCCGTAGTGTTGCAGGTGCAGCCGATAGTGCTTGATGACAAACGGGTTAGCCGGGTTAACGTTGGTTCTTTACGCCGCTGGCGTCAGTGGGATGTGCTGCCGGGGGATCAGGTGAGTATCAGTCTGGCGGGGCAAGGGGTACCGCGGCTGGA
This sequence is a window from Dickeya aquatica. Protein-coding genes within it:
- the spoT gene encoding bifunctional GTP diphosphokinase/guanosine-3',5'-bis pyrophosphate 3'-pyrophosphohydrolase, with protein sequence MYLFESLDLLIQRYLPQDQIKRLKQAYLVARDAHEGQTRSSGEPYITHPVAVACILAEMRLDYETLMAALLHDVIEDTPATYQDMEQLFGKSVAELVEGVSKLDKLKFRDKKEAQAENFRKMIMAMVQDIRVILIKLADRTHNMRTLGSLRPDKRRRIARETLEIYSPLAHRLGIHHLKTELEELGFEALYPNRYRVIKEVVKAARGNRKEMIQKILSEIEGRLKEAGISCRVSGREKHLYSIYCKMHLKEQRFHSIMDIYAFRVIVKEVDTCYRVLGQAHSLYKPRPGRVKDYIAIPKANGYQSLHTSLIGPHGVPVEVQIRTEDMDQMAEMGVAAHWAYKEGESSSTTAQVRAQRWMQSLLELQQSAGSSFEFIESVKSDLFPDEIYVFTPEGRIVQLPAGSTPVDFAYAVHTDIGHACVGARVDRQPYPLSQALSSGQTVEIITAPGARPNAAWLNFVVSSKARAKIRQMLKNLKRDDSVSLGRRLLNHALGNGRKLSDISEYNIQRELERMKLASLDDLLAEVGLGNAMSVVVANNLLEEQTETGTTGIRKLPIKGADGVLITFAKCCRPIPGDPIIAHVSPGKGLVIHHESCRNIRGYQKEPEKFMAVEWDKVTEQEFMTEIKVDMFNHQGALANLTAAISASNSNIQSINTEERDGRVYSAFIRLTARDRIHLANIMRKIRVMPDVIKVNRNRN
- the rpoZ gene encoding DNA-directed RNA polymerase subunit omega yields the protein MARVTVQDAVEKIGNRFDLVLVAARRARQIQVGGKDPLVPEENDKYTVIALREIEEGLINNQILDTRERQEQQEQEAAEIQAVTAIAEGRR
- the gmk gene encoding guanylate kinase; the protein is MAQGTLYIVSAPSGAGKSSLIQALLKTQPLYDTQVSVSHTTRAVRPGEVHGEHYFFVSVDEFKRMIAEEDFLEYAEVFGNYYGTSRAAIEQVLATGVDVFLDIDWQGARQIRERMPQARSIFILPPSQDELERRLRGRGQDSEEVIARRMKQAVAEMSHYAEYDYLIVNDDFDLALLDLKTIIRAERLRLTRQKVRHDALITKLLAD
- the ligB gene encoding NAD-dependent DNA ligase LigB; the encoded protein is MRYQWILIFIMVGMCGMATASCPAWSPWRAEQEMTRLGEQLVEWDKAYYERGKSLVDDQVYDQLRQRLSGWQACFSSDPTHFAVALPSGGQLRHPVAHTGLKKRSQPRELAQWFAAHRDIWVQPKIDGVAVTLVYENGHLIRAISRGDGRSGEDWTDKVRQIRSVPSRLSGVPVSLVLQGELFLPVEGHRQQQMGGINARARVAGEMRRTRPSPLLPHLGVFIWEWPDGPPEMAQRLARLRDMGFGLTADYTHPVTLLAEVQRWREHWYQSPLPFVTDGVVLRQAQEPAGRFWRDVPAHWAIAWKYPLVSQVTEVVAVDKAVGRTGRVAVVLQVQPIVLDDKRVSRVNVGSLRRWRQWDVLPGDQVSISLAGQGVPRLDSVVWRSAVREVPAVTEPEPFDVLSCFRWSPVCQGQFLARLVWMSGRNGLALAGVSEGTWRRLIRNGALPDMVSWLAMSASQLALAGELSETQSRALYHRLQQARRQPLNLWLLALGIPLPRGALPALNAESLEQLHQRTVVEWQQFSAIGARRAQRIWDFLHHPELVSQLKWLDAQGIVMSLSK